A stretch of the Desulfobacter sp. genome encodes the following:
- a CDS encoding YqgE/AlgH family protein has product MTDNFSQNMKGKFLMAMPGLPDPNFSQTLTCMCEHNESGALGFIVNKVHPLLTGRELFEDLSIECNDSVDQLDIFLGGPVQPSGVFVLHGSPFDWNESLKVSDWLALSNSRDILEAIAIGQGPETFMIMLGCAGWGPMQLDSELNDSAWLTCDLSTEIMFKTSPDLKYEKAMMLI; this is encoded by the coding sequence ATGACCGACAATTTTTCACAGAATATGAAGGGAAAATTTCTCATGGCCATGCCCGGGCTTCCTGATCCTAACTTTTCCCAGACCCTTACCTGCATGTGCGAACATAACGAGTCGGGCGCTTTGGGGTTTATTGTCAACAAGGTCCATCCCTTGCTCACCGGCAGGGAATTGTTTGAAGATTTAAGTATTGAATGTAACGACAGCGTGGACCAGCTGGATATTTTCTTGGGCGGACCGGTTCAGCCGTCCGGAGTTTTTGTTCTCCATGGAAGCCCCTTTGACTGGAACGAAAGCCTTAAGGTATCTGACTGGCTTGCCCTGAGTAATTCCAGGGATATTCTTGAAGCCATTGCCATAGGTCAAGGCCCTGAAACATTCATGATCATGCTTGGTTGTGCCGGCTGGGGCCCCATGCAATTGGACAGTGAGTTAAACGACAGCGCCTGGCTTACCTGTGATCTTTCCACCGAGATCATGTTTAAAACCAGCCCGGATCTCAAATACGAAAAAGCCATGATGCTAATTTAA
- a CDS encoding dynamin family protein, whose amino-acid sequence MTPPSLESIEDIVAETLLVIERLKSVPHGSDRALDEYQNLCCKIPDHIKTGLLRIAVVGVIKSGKSTFINALTKKELVKRGAGVVTSITTRIRKGKKNRACLYLKSWDEVNLVIANSLDMFPRQLPQKTFDIRRKTDRRFLKQVYEDLCREFPITQEGIRPETLVIKNGLEGYEACKDIIGAEERQICFEGKSFETHKKFTADPARAFYVNDVCLEVFGKAIDPNIEIADCQGADSTDPAQLSRIISYMESANLIMYCISSRTGLRRSDMSFLKKIKQLGLMENIIFINNCDLTEHDTLDDLNKIQGKIFEELLFLTPHPRLFSFSALYNLFDAISKKLTKKDAKRLSLWQEDSGMVKFCSQNTKDFFSLFNQLTKLNQFELLYANPIERLKIVIHALEKKANIIQDVLATDLEDQDRARAKLEGIEENARRLRVIVDNSIQGAVSGLSREIEGNLKQAFVRDKINQKITQFIKSAEINVEPYRSGIKETGFKQVLYLMFQDFKRQLDLFAIDEILPMIKTLVESQEQRIQDYFQSLMDSYQIDFFTLGSSMDEDARSYSIQELEKDPGNIQAVDINQIKKILGLGLPRKVFSPKFTTRMRANALTDFGFHSFALFISALVDKHVRFSFTPGFNKAADKIKKESLVLVRHQVKGYHQALRQDYFAPLIRAVTRDFKDKILQRFTLYESLNNEIQTLFGLKQDEKIRYQNTISSVLEKAEYIDRRLDQFSGKGFIS is encoded by the coding sequence ATGACTCCACCTTCCCTTGAATCCATTGAAGATATCGTCGCAGAAACCCTTTTGGTCATTGAACGGTTAAAATCGGTTCCCCACGGCAGTGACAGGGCTTTGGACGAATATCAGAATCTGTGCTGCAAGATTCCCGACCATATTAAAACAGGCCTGTTGCGCATTGCTGTTGTGGGGGTGATTAAATCAGGAAAAAGTACGTTTATCAATGCCTTGACAAAAAAAGAATTGGTCAAGCGCGGTGCAGGGGTTGTGACATCAATTACCACCCGGATTCGAAAAGGAAAAAAGAACAGGGCCTGTCTTTATTTAAAATCCTGGGACGAGGTCAACCTGGTCATTGCAAACAGCCTGGACATGTTTCCAAGGCAGTTACCCCAGAAAACTTTTGATATCAGGAGAAAGACAGACCGTAGATTTCTCAAACAGGTTTATGAGGATCTTTGCCGTGAATTCCCTATTACCCAAGAGGGGATCCGTCCTGAAACCCTGGTAATCAAAAACGGCCTTGAAGGATATGAGGCCTGCAAAGATATTATTGGCGCAGAAGAACGGCAAATTTGCTTTGAAGGGAAATCATTTGAAACCCATAAAAAATTTACAGCAGATCCTGCCCGGGCCTTTTATGTGAATGACGTCTGCCTTGAGGTCTTTGGCAAGGCAATCGATCCCAACATTGAAATTGCAGACTGCCAGGGGGCGGATTCCACTGATCCTGCACAGCTTTCCCGGATCATATCCTATATGGAATCTGCCAACCTTATTATGTATTGCATTTCTTCCAGAACAGGCCTCAGACGGTCTGACATGAGTTTTTTGAAAAAAATCAAACAATTGGGACTCATGGAAAATATCATATTTATCAACAATTGTGATTTAACAGAGCATGACACCCTGGACGACCTGAATAAAATTCAAGGTAAAATCTTTGAAGAGCTTTTATTTTTAACCCCCCATCCAAGGCTGTTTAGTTTTTCAGCCCTTTACAATCTTTTTGATGCCATCAGCAAGAAACTGACTAAAAAAGATGCCAAACGCCTTAGTCTCTGGCAAGAAGATTCAGGCATGGTTAAATTCTGCAGCCAGAACACCAAAGATTTTTTTTCGCTTTTTAATCAATTGACCAAACTCAACCAGTTTGAACTTTTATATGCCAACCCCATAGAACGGTTAAAAATTGTAATACATGCCTTGGAAAAAAAGGCCAATATTATCCAAGATGTTTTAGCAACCGATCTTGAAGATCAGGACAGGGCAAGGGCTAAATTGGAGGGTATCGAAGAAAACGCCCGGCGCTTAAGGGTCATCGTTGACAACTCAATCCAAGGGGCGGTTTCAGGGTTAAGCCGGGAAATAGAAGGCAATTTAAAACAGGCCTTTGTCAGGGACAAGATCAACCAGAAGATCACTCAATTTATCAAATCTGCAGAGATCAATGTGGAGCCCTATCGATCCGGCATTAAAGAGACCGGGTTCAAACAGGTTCTTTATCTCATGTTCCAGGATTTTAAGCGGCAGCTGGACCTGTTTGCCATAGACGAGATCCTTCCCATGATAAAGACCTTGGTAGAATCCCAGGAACAACGGATTCAGGATTATTTTCAATCGCTGATGGACTCTTACCAGATTGATTTTTTCACCCTGGGCAGCTCAATGGATGAAGATGCCAGATCATATTCAATACAGGAGCTGGAAAAGGATCCCGGAAATATACAGGCCGTGGATATTAATCAGATCAAAAAAATTTTAGGCCTTGGTTTGCCCAGAAAGGTATTCTCGCCCAAGTTTACCACACGGATGCGTGCCAATGCATTAACTGATTTTGGTTTTCACTCTTTTGCCCTTTTCATTTCCGCCTTGGTTGACAAGCATGTCCGTTTTTCTTTCACACCGGGGTTCAACAAAGCCGCGGATAAAATAAAAAAAGAAAGCCTGGTGCTCGTCCGTCACCAGGTCAAGGGGTATCACCAGGCTTTGAGACAGGATTATTTTGCCCCCCTGATCCGTGCGGTCACCCGCGACTTCAAGGATAAAATTCTCCAGCGGTTTACCCTGTATGAATCGTTGAACAATGAAATTCAGACATTATTTGGATTAAAACAGGATGAAAAAATCAGGTATCAAAATACCATAAGCTCTGTTCTTGAGAAGGCAGAATATATAGACCGTCGTCTTGATCAATTCTCCGGCAAGGGGTTCATTTCATAA